Below is a genomic region from Helianthus annuus cultivar XRQ/B chromosome 2, HanXRQr2.0-SUNRISE, whole genome shotgun sequence.
TTCTGTTATATAAACTTCAGTCACGAGACGACACAAGACAGACGTCAAAACATAACCAAACTCAAAGAAAGTAACATTTGAAACAAGTATAAAAGCATTTAACTCGAAGCATATCATGCCATTATCTTGGCGGATCTAACAAACAAGCTGTCAACAACCTTGCCCATGTTTTGAATGGTCTCGAGAGTTGCAGGGAAGATAGCATCCGTTTttggatcttcaaagatgatgaGACACCCAACACCCTGATCCAGTGTTCCCGCAAACTTTTTGTCCAGTATCATTTGCGACAGTTTCTTCTCCACATGCTCCACCGGAAGCTCAATCAGGCTCGCTATGTGACCTATTTCAACCCTTGAAAATGGTTCGATCAACCTGCACAAACGTGTTTATTTGGGTTATTTTCATCTCCAGCAGgtcaaaacaaattaacaaaagagAAAACGAGCTAAAAATCGCCTAAGGTGCATTTTTTAAGAAGCTTAACTTTTATCAAAGTAATATAAATTCTGTTATCATTTGTGACACCTAACTATTTacgaaaaaaataatatttttcgACATGAAGGTGTTTTGGGTCACAACCAACCCAAAGTCCCAAACTGACCGAACCCGTGTAAACAAGATTACATGTCTTGACCCATAACCCAGCCCGTCCATTTACATATGAATTAGCTTAAAAGTCACCTAAAGTGCTTTTTTAATGTATGAGCCCTggtaaatcattttattaaaaagagtaaaatgcattttttcgtccatgaggtttggctacttttgcgactttcgtccaaaggtcagtttttccgcatctggatccacaaggtttaaaatcttgccattttcatccaacacgttaactccatccattttttaacattaagttaggggtattttcgtctttttagacatttttgtgATGTTTAAAGGGTTTGGGTGGAGTGAAAGTCAACAAAGGGGAGAAAATGGAtagagttaacgagccagatgaaaacggcaagatttcaaaccttttggatccagatgcggaaaaacaaacctttggacggaagtcgcaaaagtggtcaaaccttagggacgaaaatggcattttactccatTAAAAATAAATAGGTTATTACTGATAAAAGCAAAACAAACtgtaaacatgtttaatttaCTAGCCATCAATAAGAAAATTTAATACTTTTGAAGTGTGTTTGAACTCACAACCCAACCCAATCCCACCCATTCAAATTGCTATAAGCGGTGACAATTAAGATCATAATCCTAACCTGCATAAGTTTTGCTCCAAAAGCGTGTCATAGAGAGAAGAAAGATGCCTATGAACAATAGGATCTTCGTCCAATTGCGCTTTAAAATCCTGAAGGGCAGTTTCAAACAACTTTAACGACCTCTTAGCATAAGCATCAGCAACCGCTTTCATCGCATCAAGTTCCGGACCTAAAAACTTCAAAGCTTTCGACGAGATTATCCCTGCCACGTCATCAGCCTGGTTCACCATGATCTTACACAGCAACATATACTTAAGACTGTAAACAGCCCTCGGATCATCAAGAGCATTAAACGCCTCAAACGCTTCAAAGAAATAACTATACGCCGTTTTGTAATCCTTCTCTTCTGCATGAAGAATTCCACTCTGTAAATCAATCGTGCCTTGTTGCGCAGGCGGCACGTAGATCGCGTTTGCCGCGGTTCTAGCGGCGGTTAATGCGGCTTTCGCTTTTGGTAGGTTTCTTAACGAAAAGTGTAGTTTACTTTCCAGTAAGTCGATATCAACCAGAAGTAATTTGTCGTCTAGTCTTCTCACCTCTTTGACCAAACCCGAGAGTAAAGTCAACGCTTCGGAATACTCCTTGCTATCCATCAACAACGCAGCAAGACGGGCCTCAATCCGTTGCCGTAAAAAGGTACGTTTTTCAGACCGGGTCCATTCTACCATTTCTCTACATAACGATATTTGAAGATCGGTGGTGTTTGGTATTTTGGCAACGGAATCTATGATTCCCCTGACGATTTTTGCCGTTTTGGCTTTCGGGATGAGTGAGAAGAATGGTCGTAATGTGGTTAAAAGGCTGCGGAGATCTTCTCCTCGATTTTCGTCCCTGAGGAGTTCGGAAAGTTTTGTGATTGCTTGTTCTTTGACGCGCAGGGCTTCGGAAGAAGATGCGGGGTTGTTTAGGACTTGATAAAGTATGGTGATGGCGTCGGATGGGCTTTTGGCTTCTGAAGCTAGGTCGAGTGATTCTGATGTGGCTGGAAGATGTGATGACGACATATCTACGCTGGAAACTGcatcaatgatcaaacaatgtATAATAATAACAAAGTCACCCAATTTCAAACGAAGTGGTTTAATATGCTAAGTTTTCGATGGCTACAAAACATAGTGTTAGATGTGAATTTTTTCCAATCAAACTGTTACATCAGTATGCAATTATGCATGTAATATTAATGACATAGCAATAGCTCAACTTTGATATTGCTAAATGAACGTGCCAAAAGGCAATAACACCCACCCAAGGCTAGACAAGTAATCATGATTTAGTCAAATATTAAAAGGAGGCAATTAATGCAAGTCTGAGCTTTACAGTGATCATAAACAGGCAAAAAAGCTATGTTGTCAAAGGCACAGCCTCGCCTAATAGGCGCATTTTCAGGCCAAGTCCAGCCAAACAATTACACTAGCCCTAAACAAGCCTAAAACCATAGTTGTCGAAGGTGCAAGGCGCACTCAAAGCGCAAAGGGCGAGCCTAGGGCCTCAGTGCAAAGCGCTTAAAAAGCGAGGGCTTTTAAGGCGAGGTGTATagtataaaaatataatttttaggGGTTTTAGACATATTTTAGGCTTCTTTAGGGCTAGTTGAGATTGTTTTATTTTGACTTTAGGCATGTTTAGGCCTTAGGGTTGGTATAACTGTTTTAAACTTGTTCAAACATCTGAATAAAAGTCCTTGCCTTTTAAGACCATCCGTAGTCGTCAAATTTAGGGCGTTTTTTGTTGAATTTCACGCCCCCAAGCCCGCCCCCCTGggcgtttttttttcaaaaaaactcGTTTTGGCGTTGTTTTTTCCACGCCGTGTTCAAAAGATTTGGCCAATCACTGCTGTTCTACTTTTTCTTTGTACAAtaaaggtttttgatgttttttttaattttatttacaccCCTTTTTTAACATAATACCCACATcaccactacacccattttagaaaatcaccccataatgccccattgctgactggacTACCACATGACGCACAACGCCCATGGGTAGGGGCATTATTCATGTGTACCACTACACAAGGTCTAAGTGCCTTGAACAACATAGGTCATAAAGCAACATAACTTATAACAAAGATAGTCATCAATTTGCTGTCCAAATTAGTTCAACTTAATATGTCATGAATTCATCAATGTGCAGCATAAACCATATACTAAGATACAAAATCCTTAACAAGCTATGAGTTTTCATCATATAAAAGTTACAGAAAGTAAGAATTCAATTGTTAATCTGATTTTCACCAAATTCCTCCATTATTTAGATGCTTTTCTCATCACCATCATAATAAATTTATTCCAATTAAAAACAgaataaccaaacaaacattaaGTACACTATTCAAATCAGATCAGGATTAAGGGAAAAACATTCAGAAACCCTAATGTCAGATGTAGAATCAGTAATAGAAAAGCAAAACAAAATTATTTACAATGGAAACATAAAGACGAATTAGCTATGAAAATAAACCCTAAATCGTGATTTAAGTTgagtaaatgatgatgaaataGACAAAAAGTAAGAAATAGATCAAGAGCATACCGGAGTTAACAAGTGTGGACGGTTGGGATCGGAGGAGAGATTGGGAAGGAAGGAGATGTCTTGGGGGAAAAGAAAAGGCTCTTGTTTAAATTCTTTTTTCACACTTTCGCCCCATACATATAAGAAGATCTCTCTAGTTTTGCCATGGGTTTTAGCGAATGACACACTATTTATTTAGGCTAAGCAAATGGTATCGAATTGTGAAATCGAATCGGTATCATGCCGGTACTAGTATTGAATTTATTGTGTTGAATTGTTTTCAGTACCAATTCAATATTCATCTTTTGGAACTTTCGAGTTCGGTACGATATCGGTATTTTATCTATATTCACCTTCAAATATAGTAccgtattttcggtatcagtacccattttttgatgattttcaggATCGTTACTTTCGGTGTTGTTGCCTATACTGAGCTCATATTTAGGCTACATGATGTGGTTTAGAGCTCTCATGCTAGTTAAAGTGTCACATTACTGTCACGTAAGCAATGGAGCTTTAACTAGCTCAACCTTTAATTAGCATCATTTGATTTAAAGCCTTctcaaacattttttttttaatttcaaaacaACAAAAGTTGAATAAAATAGTAAAGTGCTAAAATTAAAATAACTTCCAAACTAAAAAAATCTACTAAAGttgaaaaataataaagaaaatacTAATTTTAAATACAATTAAAATTAATTAGGTTATACACATGTATACTACACACGATTGACTATAAAAAATGATGTAATAAAGAACATTTATAATAAATGATTATATATTACATTACTTGTAATATAAAAAATTACAAATGAATGTTGCATTCAAAATGTACAAATCTATTAATACAAATACAAGTTACAATTCTACAAAAAAATATTTGTAGATAACAATGGACATCCTATTCGTAAGATTACCGTTTTTATCAACATTAACAATTTAACTCCATCTCTACTTTTGACTCAGAAAAAAATCACGTACAGAATATGTGAAAACACTGATTATTTTAACAACAAGCCAACTCTTAATAGTGATTGTCCTTGAATTGTATGTATCGTTATCGTGAAATATACAACGAGTGATTGTCTTCTTTGATCTCGTTTATTACACTAGACTGAATAAATGatacaatataaaatgaaaacgtATACGTATTTGTTGAaaatttttaaattaatttttttaatttatatgtCTTTTTATACAACCTAACATATTTTTAAATTTAATAGTTAACTTGTTATTATTGGAGGATTTTAAAGcttataattaaattataaataataacaaaaattaGTTTGAAGATAATTTAggtttgaatttaaatttgaattaTATTAGGTATTGGTGGGgttcctctacaaagtgtgtttttcctacaaagtgtaggaagtgatcttgaccattggatgagtgtgtttgatggttgagatcatcttggtggccTTTTGGTAATATACATGTCTTAAAAATAGGCAAATTTAATTGATTAAGGTAAATGTGTCATTCAACTTGTTTTAAATAAGGAAATAACTATCAATCATAAAACCACCTCCATAATTGTCGCGATTTTCTCTCTCTCCTTAGTCCCACTTTCTAAAACATCAAATCATACAAAAAATAGTGATAAATCAGATCTAGGGTTTCgttatttcttctttttttagAGATCAAAGATGTTTTTTTCAAGTAGTGTGTTCTagtgataaaacacaatgtgacgaAAAAATGACTGActgctaaaacacaacgtcaagaatttgtttatgataaaacacaatgtgacgaACCAGTTACAGTTAATGACTGCTAAAACAGAATGTGTTGAACTAATTAATGACAGTTATAACACAATGTAGATGTGTTCACAGTAGTGTGTTTTagtgataaaacacaatgtgacgaACCAGATGAAATACGAATTGGATGTGAATATGTTGTAGTGATCGTATTATAATCGTTGATAACCGTTGCATTTGATATCAAAGAGATATTCAGATTTCTTAAAATTCTCATTAGTTAATTTAGGATATAATATATtccataattaaaataattatcaaaTTACTAGCATGCCCTTTTGATTAAAATAATTAATTGCCACATGTCATAAAGATATAGCtccctacactttgtaggaaaagttgactttgtagccaactcctaccCATAAAATACGATATTAAATATTTGACTTATAAAGAATTTTTgcatttattattataaataatgaAAGGATTTTTTTACGACTATGATAAGTGGTATCTATGTATTAGTTagtaaaaaattataaaatagaATATAACCACAAATTGTGAAACTAAAGGAGAAATTATCACATGAATGGGCTAGCGAGGTTGTGAGTGTCTCCCCTTTTTGCACCCCACTACCGGTGTTCTGGCCGTTAACAAGGTGACATGGAGGGGGGATGCTCCCCCACATCGTTTAGCCTTTTTGTCATGTAAAACGTTCCCTATGATCTTATACGAGTCATATGACGTGCGAAAATGATCATATGGATCGTATGACATATGAAACTTCATACGATCAAATGGATCATATTGGTCGAATGTGGTGGTGTTTGCCAAATCATACGATCTATGATGACGACCATAGAAATGAGTAATATGACCATAGAGAACGGCATATGACTTCTAAGGAGCTAATGATCAAAGCCGCATGTAACTGAATATGTATCTAACATGGTATATGTCGCAACCCTCGACCCCTACtccgggagcgggcggccgcgagcgcagatgggtggtatcggtgtttattgaTTTGGCAGCAAaaaatacatcaggaccgtagttaggaaattgTTTACCAGACTTAAAATACCAtactttataaataataaatacatgggaaaaacccaagtttcaaTTACAATATGtttttagggataaaccctaatttatttaaataaaacttcataataatacatgggaaaaacccaaATTTCCATTACAATATGtttttagggataaaccctaatttatttaaataaaacttctttcttgtttgggtaacttttatagccacttttccaagtcttcagtgctctccagctggtttctatttggctttcacagtttgttacctgaaatgcgttttaaaaagttttatcagcaagaaatactggcgagtgcatcccagtttaatcaaaacagaagTTTATAtctttacagtattaagagcgattacaatgtttttatctacccaattaccacccacagtactatcaatcctgacttgtggtcatgctactactcacagtgtagtaacaagtaatgtatacaaaaccccaacataccgacagtaattgtagaatacatagactcaatcactgttaaatatactttaaaacaattgaggttttgtaaaaacagtttacaaaaatcAGATGTACTCACATTACTATTTTAGATAACACTATTGCTTTCTGGTGACTTcttggttataatctattaaaataaacaatgcacacgtgttagtaagataacccaatttacattagctataccccccgagacagaactacaatgactgagtcaggcaaaGCCTTGGCATGCGTGATGGAGCtttggatcaatcgggcagagtaactaATACATAActgggggttataatacttacaacgaggtagagcttcgctatttagggggtataataccgaGTATTATTGCTAGTatatttgagagagaaagaaaagtttGAACGACAGAAACTGAAGTCAAACTTTCCATTTATAGGGGCTGATCAGGGGctgctcgcgccccgcgagagattGAGGACAaggcttcgcggcccgcgaggccactagggtaggccctagcccTGTCAAGTCAACCTCCTAGCTTCAACACGCGTTAGACACATGGCGGCACCGGGTGCGGCCTGGTGTCActccgtcgcgccccgcgacagacccAGTGATATGGGTCGTGGCCCGCGAGCGATCCCCAtaatttgtttttcttgatttttaataatataaaggtatttcgggcccatttttcatatacggggtgtattttaagacgtaTAGGAGTATTTTAAGGATTTTGGgagagttgttatatcctccccaccttgttttagatcccgtcctcgaggtctactagaacaggtgtggatatttcctctgcatctctgACTCGAGCTCCCAAgagtattctggtcctctcttggaatcccatttttcTTTGACTAGGACTAATCTCTTATGTTTGAGATTCCTGAtctttctgtcttcaatctgcaggggtttctctacaaacttaagtttctcatttacctctatgtccttaagaggtgcCACTAATGATTTATCTGCTAAGAActtcttgagattacatacataaaatacatcatgtattcctgccaattcctctggcagttgtagctgataagctactggtcctattcttctaataatcttaaaaggtccaacataacTGGGGCTTAGCTTTTCACTCTTAATAAATCTGACTACTcatttccatggagaaacttttaataacactttatctcctacttgaaattccaacgatataacaaccctcctaaaatatctCTGACACCTCTAATATATGTAGAATgtccctatacgtcctaaaatacaccccgtataggAAAAATTGCCCAAAAtacctttatataattaaaaataaaataaaaacattaaaaatgaGTCTGTCGTTGGCCGCGACAGACTACCCTTGATCCTCCGTGGGCCGCAAGCGCCTGGACACCAAGCCACTCCCTGAGCCGCCACGTGTCATATACGCAGCAAACCTATACGTATGACCGGACATAGCTACGCCGTAGACCCCCTACGTCGCGggacgcgtaagccctttgtgtGGCTTTCGCGGGGCCCGACGAACCCGACGAACAACCCTATAAAAGGGTCCATCAGCCTTCAGTTGCAAACCGTTCATTCTCTCGATCTCTCTCTCAATTTTCTGCATAGCAAATATAAtatcgggcataataccccctaaataacgaagttctgcttcgttgtaagtattataaccccctgttacatattagatacgctgcccgattgatctagtgctccgtaacggctgtcgaggctttgcccgacgtagtcgttggagttctgtctcggggagggtataactaatgtaaatattgggttattatactaacacgtgtgcattttttaaaatttatagaTTATAGCCAGGAATCCACAAGAAATTACCTAAGataacaatgtgagtaatcctcctttttgcaaactgtttaaAGCCTcaatgttttaaattatatttcacagtaattgagtatttgtaatttcTACagttatcgtcggtatgttggggttttgtatacaaaatttgttactacactgtgagtagtaacatgaccccaagtcgggttgacagtaccgtgggtgttAATTAcagtagaaaaataaacaaatgtaattgcagatcgcccttaatactgtaaactAATAAAATttgtcttgattaaattgggattcattcaccagtatttcccactgttttaaacgtgtttcaggtaaaaaaatgtgaaagccaaatagaagccagctggacagcactgaaggcttggaaaagtggctataaaaagttacctaaataaagaagatgtttttatttaataaaatagggtttacccctatagaatgtttgtaatggaaacttgggaatttcccatgtgtttaatattataaaaatgtggtattttactctgataaaatatttcttaactacggtcctgatgtaatttccgctgtcAAATTGATAAATACCGATACCACCATCTTTGAGTAGGTCGCGGCCGCCCGCCTCCCAACGCAGGGGtcaggggttgcgacagaaggtggtatcagagctacagccactgatttcagccacagaagtgttctgctgacaccaaaattttatcTATTATGTTAGGAAATTATCTACGGAATTACGTGCATctcttattgttttgtgttatttgacaatttgttagtttataaTATGAGCGATCAAGGACCTTCAGACGCTTACCGTCAGTTGTCCTGCTCACCTAAGGACGAAGGAACCACTTCACAGCCTACCCCCTTGGGGTATTCGGCTGACACCGAAGAAGGGATTTTCGTATTCAAAgcacaatctgaagagccattccctcctaataAGAGAAGATGGTTCAACAGAGGAGCTCATGAACGtagaaaaaggatgagaaaacTTCAGCAGCAACGAACTTTAGCAGCCGCTAATAGAGAAATGAATGCTCAAACACAGGATATGATCAATAGGAGATTAGCAAATTTTCATATCTTAGCAACTACAGCTGCAGACCCGAATCTATaacaactcatagcaccccagccATTACCACTATTTCCCACACAACCTATGTAAATTGAGCCAAACCCAGTAGACCAAATACCAGTGCCTGAATTCGACCCAGCTGAAATTCCTAGAGTACCAGCACCCCACCCCCCAGACTATGACCCAtggtttgacgaccatagggattaccaACAACTTTACCCAATAGAGGAACCCATAGCACCCTATCCCATCCTGGACCCTCTGGACCCATATTTTGATAATGACCAATATATCAGAGAAATCCTAGAGAACCCTTATCCACACGAAGAACCGATGCCCCAGT
It encodes:
- the LOC110921516 gene encoding 26S proteasome non-ATPase regulatory subunit 11 homolog, coding for MSSSHLPATSESLDLASEAKSPSDAITILYQVLNNPASSSEALRVKEQAITKLSELLRDENRGEDLRSLLTTLRPFFSLIPKAKTAKIVRGIIDSVAKIPNTTDLQISLCREMVEWTRSEKRTFLRQRIEARLAALLMDSKEYSEALTLLSGLVKEVRRLDDKLLLVDIDLLESKLHFSLRNLPKAKAALTAARTAANAIYVPPAQQGTIDLQSGILHAEEKDYKTAYSYFFEAFEAFNALDDPRAVYSLKYMLLCKIMVNQADDVAGIISSKALKFLGPELDAMKAVADAYAKRSLKLFETALQDFKAQLDEDPIVHRHLSSLYDTLLEQNLCRLIEPFSRVEIGHIASLIELPVEHVEKKLSQMILDKKFAGTLDQGVGCLIIFEDPKTDAIFPATLETIQNMGKVVDSLFVRSAKIMA